A single window of Ficedula albicollis isolate OC2 chromosome 8, FicAlb1.5, whole genome shotgun sequence DNA harbors:
- the CDC7 gene encoding cell division cycle 7-related protein kinase isoform X1: METALKSPCDEQHPQQAEDLHGNLEQSSKLSAGVKKDIEKLYEAVPQLVNVFKIKEKIGEGTFSSVYLATAQLQTGYEEKMALKHLIPTSHPLRIAAELQCLTVAGGQDNVMGVKYCFRKNDHVVIVMPYLEHESFLDILNSLSFEEVREYMFNLFKALRRIHHFGIVHRDVKPSNFLYNRQLKKYALVDFGLAQGTPDTKIELLKTAHSEEQQGSCLQTNPIVALGNGVSVSVTAPKEIAQQSASKAADRRSSSLSKVQMKQGRGGKEDSVHHSVQRSVFGERNFNVYSSTYQETSSTKLIKPSKMIDVSSRKLVTKKKIISTKTVSNGAARKAASGCPLNLLCDCYATDRVCSVCLSRRQQVAPRAGTPGFRAPEVLTKCPTQTTAIDMWSAGIIFLSLLSGRYPFFKASDDLTALAQIMTVRGSRETIQAARTFGKSVVCTQVVPTQNLRTLCEKLRGTNSSCKRSQGEGTSRSENNTALPVAADKHLQNFQEGDSALEMKATDMKGWDQVPDEAYDLLDKLLDLNPATRITAKEALLHPFFKDIRL, translated from the exons ATGGAGACGGCGTTGAAGTCTCCCTGTGACGAACAGCACCCTCAGCAGGCTGAAGACTTGCACGGGAACcttgagcagagcagcaaactTTCAG CAGGAGTAAAAAAAGATATTGAAAAACTTTATGAAGCAGTGCCACAGCTTGTAAATGTGttcaaaataaaggaaaaaattggagaag GTACTTTTAGTTCTGTTTACTTGGCCAcagcacagctacaaacaggttatgaggaaaaaatggcTCTGAAGCACTTGATTCCAACTAGCCACCCTCTGCGAATAGCTGCTGAACTTCAGTGCCTCACAGTGGCAGG GGGACAAGATAATGTTATGGGAGTTAAATACTGCTTCAGGAAAAATGATCATGTTGTAATTGTTATGCCATATCTGGAGCATGAATCCTTCTTG gacATTTTGAATTCCCTTTCCTTTGAAGAAGTGAGGGAGTACATGTTTAATCTGTTTAAAGCACTGAGGCGCATTCATCACTTTGGTATTGTTCACCGTGACGTCAAGCCCAGCAACTTCCTCTACAACAGGCAGCTAAAAAA GTATGCCTTGGTAGATTTTGGCTTGGCACAAGGAACCCCTGATACAAAAATTGAGCTGCTTAAAACTGCCCACTCTGAAGAACAGCAGGGAAGTTGCTTGCAAACTAATCCCATTGTAGCCTTAGGAAATGGGGTTTCTGTCAGTGTCACAGCACCTAAAGAGATAGCTCAACAGTCAGCCTCAAAAGCAGCTGACAGAAGGTCCAGCTCACTTTCAAAAGTCCAGATGAAacaaggaagaggaggaaag GAGGACTCTGTGCACCATTCTGTCCAACGCTCTGTCTTTGGAGAGAGAAATTTCAATGTCTATAGCTCCACGTACCAGGAGACCTCAAGCACAAAA CTCATAAAACCATCAAAGATGATAGATGTTTCATCTAGGAAGTTAGTAACAAAGAAGAAGATTATTTCTACCAAAACTGTGAGCAATGGGGCAGCCAGGAAAGCTGCCAGTGGTTGCCCTTTAAACCTGCTCTGTGACTGTTATGCAACGGATAGAGTTTGCAGTGTTTGCCTTTCAAG GCGTCAACAAGTGGCTCccagagcaggaacacctggATTCAGAGCACCAGAAGTATTAACAAAGTGCCCTACTCAGACCACAG cAATAGACATGTGGTCTGCAGGAATCATATTCCTTTCTCTACTCAGTGGACGGTATCcatttttcaaagcaagtgATGATTTAACTGCTTTGGCACAAATCATGACAGTTCGTGGATCCAGAGAAACCATTCAGGCTGCTAGAACTTTTG gaaaatcAGTCGTGTGTACCCAAGTTGTCCCAACTCAAAACCTACGAACCCTCTGTGAAAAGCTGAGAGGAACAAATAGCAGCTGTAAGAGATCTCAGGGGGAAGGGACCAGCAGGTCAGAAAACAACACAGCTTTGCCAGTTGCAGCAGACAAACACTTACAGAATTTTCAGGAAGGTGATAGTGCTTTGGAAATGAAGGCAACTGACATGAAAGGATGGGATCAGGTTCCTGATGAAGCATATGACCTACTTGATAAGCTACTAGACTTAAACCCTGCAACAAGAATAACTGCAAAGGAGGCTTTGCTGcatcctttttttaaagacataagGCTCTGA
- the CDC7 gene encoding cell division cycle 7-related protein kinase isoform X2 — METALKSPCDEQHPQQAEDLHGNLEQSSKLSGVKKDIEKLYEAVPQLVNVFKIKEKIGEGTFSSVYLATAQLQTGYEEKMALKHLIPTSHPLRIAAELQCLTVAGGQDNVMGVKYCFRKNDHVVIVMPYLEHESFLDILNSLSFEEVREYMFNLFKALRRIHHFGIVHRDVKPSNFLYNRQLKKYALVDFGLAQGTPDTKIELLKTAHSEEQQGSCLQTNPIVALGNGVSVSVTAPKEIAQQSASKAADRRSSSLSKVQMKQGRGGKEDSVHHSVQRSVFGERNFNVYSSTYQETSSTKLIKPSKMIDVSSRKLVTKKKIISTKTVSNGAARKAASGCPLNLLCDCYATDRVCSVCLSRRQQVAPRAGTPGFRAPEVLTKCPTQTTAIDMWSAGIIFLSLLSGRYPFFKASDDLTALAQIMTVRGSRETIQAARTFGKSVVCTQVVPTQNLRTLCEKLRGTNSSCKRSQGEGTSRSENNTALPVAADKHLQNFQEGDSALEMKATDMKGWDQVPDEAYDLLDKLLDLNPATRITAKEALLHPFFKDIRL, encoded by the exons ATGGAGACGGCGTTGAAGTCTCCCTGTGACGAACAGCACCCTCAGCAGGCTGAAGACTTGCACGGGAACcttgagcagagcagcaaactTTCAG GAGTAAAAAAAGATATTGAAAAACTTTATGAAGCAGTGCCACAGCTTGTAAATGTGttcaaaataaaggaaaaaattggagaag GTACTTTTAGTTCTGTTTACTTGGCCAcagcacagctacaaacaggttatgaggaaaaaatggcTCTGAAGCACTTGATTCCAACTAGCCACCCTCTGCGAATAGCTGCTGAACTTCAGTGCCTCACAGTGGCAGG GGGACAAGATAATGTTATGGGAGTTAAATACTGCTTCAGGAAAAATGATCATGTTGTAATTGTTATGCCATATCTGGAGCATGAATCCTTCTTG gacATTTTGAATTCCCTTTCCTTTGAAGAAGTGAGGGAGTACATGTTTAATCTGTTTAAAGCACTGAGGCGCATTCATCACTTTGGTATTGTTCACCGTGACGTCAAGCCCAGCAACTTCCTCTACAACAGGCAGCTAAAAAA GTATGCCTTGGTAGATTTTGGCTTGGCACAAGGAACCCCTGATACAAAAATTGAGCTGCTTAAAACTGCCCACTCTGAAGAACAGCAGGGAAGTTGCTTGCAAACTAATCCCATTGTAGCCTTAGGAAATGGGGTTTCTGTCAGTGTCACAGCACCTAAAGAGATAGCTCAACAGTCAGCCTCAAAAGCAGCTGACAGAAGGTCCAGCTCACTTTCAAAAGTCCAGATGAAacaaggaagaggaggaaag GAGGACTCTGTGCACCATTCTGTCCAACGCTCTGTCTTTGGAGAGAGAAATTTCAATGTCTATAGCTCCACGTACCAGGAGACCTCAAGCACAAAA CTCATAAAACCATCAAAGATGATAGATGTTTCATCTAGGAAGTTAGTAACAAAGAAGAAGATTATTTCTACCAAAACTGTGAGCAATGGGGCAGCCAGGAAAGCTGCCAGTGGTTGCCCTTTAAACCTGCTCTGTGACTGTTATGCAACGGATAGAGTTTGCAGTGTTTGCCTTTCAAG GCGTCAACAAGTGGCTCccagagcaggaacacctggATTCAGAGCACCAGAAGTATTAACAAAGTGCCCTACTCAGACCACAG cAATAGACATGTGGTCTGCAGGAATCATATTCCTTTCTCTACTCAGTGGACGGTATCcatttttcaaagcaagtgATGATTTAACTGCTTTGGCACAAATCATGACAGTTCGTGGATCCAGAGAAACCATTCAGGCTGCTAGAACTTTTG gaaaatcAGTCGTGTGTACCCAAGTTGTCCCAACTCAAAACCTACGAACCCTCTGTGAAAAGCTGAGAGGAACAAATAGCAGCTGTAAGAGATCTCAGGGGGAAGGGACCAGCAGGTCAGAAAACAACACAGCTTTGCCAGTTGCAGCAGACAAACACTTACAGAATTTTCAGGAAGGTGATAGTGCTTTGGAAATGAAGGCAACTGACATGAAAGGATGGGATCAGGTTCCTGATGAAGCATATGACCTACTTGATAAGCTACTAGACTTAAACCCTGCAACAAGAATAACTGCAAAGGAGGCTTTGCTGcatcctttttttaaagacataagGCTCTGA